The Arvicanthis niloticus isolate mArvNil1 chromosome 9, mArvNil1.pat.X, whole genome shotgun sequence genomic interval AGACTCTTCCCACAGGCAGAGGCTGGACCAGGCCTGTCCAGTCTGGCTGACTTAGAGGTTCAGAGCCCAGGGATCTCACCGCAGATGGACAGTCCCATGAAGGACAGAAGCTGGAGCTCAGAACAGGAGTCTGGGTCCATCGCCAGGGCGGTACCTTCAAGAGGAAGGAGCCACACTttagagacaaagacacagtCAACAGGTACATGGGTCACCTGAGTTGGATGAACACTCAGGTCAGCGGagcccgcctcccccccccccccccgcccctctcACCCTTTCTGTAACCACCTCTTTCTCTTTTACTGTTCCTTTACTATGCTTCTTAGCCCCTTATCCCAGCATGCTCTGCTTCTCTTCTAGACCTTTGTGTTTTGAAGAACTCAGTCTTGTGGGCTTAATACCAAGGTTTAAGAGAGGGGCACAGCTGTATTGCTGACTGCTTCTGGGCTCACTGGCAGATCTTGGAGTTTTAGCCTCTAGCTATTTCAGCTCCTCGGGTCACTGATTTCCTCCCCGCACTCCCCATCAGGACTTCCAACCACCGGCTGCTATTTATAATTGTTAGGCTGCAGGCACCTTAAGAAGGAGTTAGACTGAGGACACCAAAGTCACCGGCCTTCCCCTACAGTGGGTGTGGCAAAGCTCGAGTCAGGGCTGGGTGTCCATCAGCCATCAAATCTCAAAGCAGCCTATAGCAGCTTCCCTCCCCCCATCGGCCTTGTAAGGAATCCCCTACATCTCAGACCATGCGACTTTTATTCCACTGGAGAAACGATGGAATGAGTTGTCATTACAGTTTGCCGATAGATCATGAAACGCCTCCCTCATCTTTTGATGCATCAACTCGTGTTTCTAGTAGTGAACACACCTTCTTTTTGCTGCCGAGCAAAGTAGGTGGGGACCGCTCTGCACAGGTCTTTGACTGGCACTCCGTATTGGGCCAAGTTTTTGATTCGGCTGGGTAAAACTGTGTAGGTCAGTCCGTGCGTGGGTGGGTAGTGACCGGAAGCCTGTAAGAAGGGGCATCTCAAATATGGCATATGCAAGAAGGGATTCACAGGCAAGCTCTGAAGGTATGTGGGGCGATTCAGTTACCAATCCAGACTTTGCTTTCCGGGTGTCTCTAACTGCAATGTTTTATCAAGCCTCAGGGGGGCGAAAGAGAGTCTGGCAAAATCTGGACCCAGTGGCTTTTTCTATTGGCTTTGGGTGCTTTTTTATCCAGAACGTTAACACCGTGtagtttaaaacatttattgcGTTTATATTTCGTCAATTTAGATGAACGGGACACTTTGACTTTGAacttctcttttaaagatttatactttagttttatgtgtaggagtgtttGAAGTTACAGACTGGTATGAGTCTCCTTGtcggggctgggaactgaaccgggaccctctgtgagagcagcaagtgctctgaacctcTGAGACGCTTCTCCGCccttttaaaaacagcattgCTTTAacaagctttttttccccctagagtTAGTACCGCCACCCCCAGTTCTGAATGCTATCCAAATGTGTCGATATTTAAGCAAAGCTGGAATAGATTCCACGAGTTGCTAAGGATTTGCTCCGTTCCTGGTTTTAGCTTATTTCTCTTAACAGTTCCTATCTCACTAGAGAGGATGGGCAAAAACTTCAGCAGTGCTGGgcttaatgataataatagtatgTATGGAAGCTcactcgagtgtgtgtgtgtgcgtgtgcgtgtgtgtgtgtgtgtgtgtgcgcgcaacagaaaagacaggaaggagagaggcaggggaCATGAAATCATTTCAGTGTTTGCACCCAGCCACTTGTCTTCTCTAGCATAGCTTGAAGCCATTGGAAATGCATCCACATGAGGTCATTACCTAAGGCATTGATTGATTCAGTTGTGATTTTCCTTGAGTGGGACACCAATGTCCCCAAGTCCTTTGAGTGAGTGAGGTATTGTTTGAGAGAGTGGCTGTAAGCTGGAAAAGCCCATAGTAGACACCTATCAGAGGGAACTGGACTCGCTCACTCACCTGTTTGCCCAGGGCCTGGGTAATATCATCCAAACTTGGGAAGGCTTCTGGGTCCATCTTGGCCAGGACACAGGCCATCTTACTAAACAGCTTAGCTGCCAGGAGGGCCTTAAAGCAACAGAGCAGAAACATGTCATCCGATTAATTTCAGTACTAATGTACCTGCTCGTCTCAGGGGTGCAGTACCCTGCTAGTCTGACTGAAATGCAGAACATCTCAGAAGGGCCGCACCCTGGGTGCCAGAGCACAGGTCAGCATCAGGAGCTGTGTGGCACTGGATCCTTCCGCTCCTGTCTGCTCTGCTCCTCCCGGTTAAGGTTTTATCTCCCAGGGTATTCTGAACCGCTAACATTAAGGTGTGTGTGCCTGACTGGGTAGGATGGTAATACAATATGGATGACCTTAGGGGTCTTCTCTGCTACTCAACAGCTCTTGGGAAcctcagttgttgttgttgttgttgtatttttatcTATAAAGCAGGAGAGAGTTTCTTCTATGGAGTTGTCATGGAGACGAGGTGAGAGCTGAGGTCCTCACTGCCTGGGGAATGTTATGTAAGCCGCAGAGGGCTCTTTGAATGCCCAGGGCAGTTGGGAGGGCTATGTTAGGACTTGTGTTCTAGAGCTAGTCTGTTCCTGCATGCCCCTTCCTTGTGGTCTGTTATTTGTTCTTCCCTGGCTTGGATCATAGCTGcagtttgctgctgctgctgggtttGACGGAGCCCCAGGTACAGCTGCGAGAAGCTAAGCCTCTAGATTAGTGGTTTTCAACGTGTGGGTTCTGACCCTTTGGGGATCAAACAACCTTTTTATGGAGGTTGCATattcagatatcctgcatatcagatatttacattacgattcaaaacagtatcaaaattacagttatgaagtaacaatgaaataatttaatggctggggggaggagggagggcacTGCAACATAAGGTACCATATTAAAGCGCCACagtattgggaaggttgagaaccgggGCTCTAACAGTAATTCTGCCTTCCTTGCGCCACCTAGTGGCCTGCTGTGGAATGTTTTACTTGGCTTCTAATAGCATCCATCAGAGGCAATCTGTAGACAGGGAGGATTTGGGGAATCTCCTTGGGAAATTAAGAGTCAAGAAGGTGAAGAGAAAGAAGGTGTTAGGGGAAGAGGACCTGGCAGACAcggggagagtggagaggacacctCGTGTCTATTTGAGTTATCCAATGTGCTGGAGAAAATGTGACAGAGGTGGGTGAGGAGGACCTGGGTGGCAAAGGGCTGAGTGGGGAGGGTGGGTGTTGACTTCTTTTCATCCTTCAAAGTCCCACTAGGTAGGAGAGGCAGCTGTTGGAGCTGTTTTGGCAACTGAGGCATGCTAGGCAGAAAAACAATCTCCATGGtcacagaatattttattaaagagtTCGGCTGAGGCACAGGGGTTCTCTTCCTAATTATGTGCCATCCTCAAGGGCCTTATTACTGAAGGAGGTGGTAGCTCATAGCCATATTCTTTTATAAGTCAACATTAAAATATGGGGTCAAGACAAAGTAACTTCTAAAGCACACCCCGGTCCCAGAGGACAACAGTGAGGACGCCTCGCCTTTGGAGCAGACCAAGCAGCCGTTTTGGCATTGCAATAAGTGAGTTTCACGTCTTACATTCCTGTAGTCCATGATTCCGTTCCATTCACTCAGAATGTTGTTGTCTTGGATGCTGACCACACCTCGTAGGACATCAACATGGATGGTCTGGGTCCCCACAGAACCATCCAGAGGATGATTGTCACTAGTGTTCTAGAAAGAGCAATCAACAAGTAAAGTCAGTGGCCCCAAGTGTCTACCTGTCCATCCCTTGCAGGGTTAATGGGAATCCATTAATGAGAAAGTGCAGGAATGCTACCCCTGGTTATCAGCTTTGAAATGTTTCTGCTACAAGCCATACTCACCATCAGTGCCAGAGTTGGAACTAGAAAGATGGTCATAAGAATGGAAGGTGCAATCTGAAATAGAACAAAGGTCAATGAACTTTGTCCATAGCCTCTGATGAGCTTAGATTCCAGGGTCTCCCTTAGCCTCTGACAAGGATCTACAGTTTTCACCTTGGTCCATCCCTGTAGGGTTCCCAGGTGTGTCAGGACACTAAAACTTCCTGTGCTCACACAGGGTGTGCCTGCTGCTCAGGAGGCAAGGTTTTGTCAGTCACTCGAGGACACTCCTATGTGGCTTCCACTGTCAATCACTGGGATAGATTTAGCCAACCTGACAGGGTAGGACCAGCTTGGACCACTATAGCTCAGGTTCCCACTCTTTCTTTTTGTGCCAGCCTCTCTACTTCCAGGGCTGGGCACATCCTTTGCTCCAGCTCTTGATCCAAACCCCAAATCTCACAGTCAGCTCTGACCCACCTctacccaccctccacccctcTGGAAACAGACACCCTCCAGGTTTTCTTTCCTCCGAATTCTCTTATCTTGTCTAAGAAGGAAAGACACTCGCTGTTATTTGCATACTATTTTGGGGACATTTATGTTAGAATGTACCTAGGCCATAAAATATTTGAGTTACTCACTTCCTCTGCGTGGTATGCTGTGCCCATCGAGGGAGTTTTCTGCAGCAGATATTAATGGAAGAATAGGGGGCTGGCATAAGCTAGCCATAGTTTCTTGTGTACTTGAGGCTTGCCCAGCTGAAGTGCACCCATCGTGTCAAGTGGAACTGACAGGGTCCTCCCTTCTCTGCACACCCATGAAAACTCAGCATCCAGTTTCAATAATAAAAAGGAGATACCCCTCAAAAGCAATGGAAGCAGCTATTCTACAATGTTACCAACACCACAGTGCAGTGTGGCCTGCCACAGACACTGAGCTGCAGAGGGTGAGGCTGCTTAATTAGACCATTGAAGGCTGGGTGTGGCCATGCCTGCCTTGAGTGCCAGCATCCAGGAGACAGATAGAGAATTTGGCAAGTTTGAGATGAGCCACAGTGAGTGCAtggtagcctggactacagactgaagccttgtctcaaaaaattcaaAGGAACAAAAACCACTCTATCCCAGATGGCGCCACGTATGTCTAATTCATTTCCCCCACTGGCAATTTGTAAATAAGAAAAACCACtgcagatgagactctaatgtctGAGTGTCTACCTAGCTCCCAAAGTCTTGACTTTTAAGACATTAATTTTTGATTCCATTAGAGAACACCCTTCACTCAGATTCTCCAAAACAGAGTTGCCAACACAAGATTACAAGCTGAATCATAGTTTGAAAACTCTATCTGGGTTTATTTGAACAGttcctgggggagggaggaaccAGTCCTCCTGGGCTGGTCTGACTATGGGGATATAACCATCCACATTCAAAGTTTGAAATGTACTCACGAGGTATTTCATGTTGTCTCTCTTCGGCTAATGCAACAGCGTGCATAATACGATTTTCTATGGCCCGTTAATTTCCTAAGTCCAGTTTATATAGCCCTCGCCCTCTCGGGTCTCACTGTGATAAGGAACTCAGGGAACAGCTATCTACAGCCCAGAAACCATTAGGGGGAAAAGCTAGTTATGTGATTATGGTTATCATTTCCTTTTACTAGATctgagtgtttttctttctctcaataGCTTGACAGGTTCCAAGGCAAACACTGGATAAGAATAGGTCTTTGTGGCTGGTGTCCTCGTGACCTTAGCCACTATGTAAGGTGGTATAAGCTGCTGGTGCAAAACCAAGGTGATCACCACTTTTACTTTTTGATTtccaaaaag includes:
- the LOC117715687 gene encoding gastrokine-3 — protein: MKYLIAPSILMTIFLVPTLALMNTSDNHPLDGSVGTQTIHVDVLRGVVSIQDNNILSEWNGIMDYRNALLAAKLFSKMACVLAKMDPEAFPSLDDITQALGKQASGHYPPTHGLTYTVLPSRIKNLAQYGVPVKDLCRAVPTYFARQQKEGTALAMDPDSCSELQLLSFMGLSICGEIPGL